One region of Quercus lobata isolate SW786 chromosome 2, ValleyOak3.0 Primary Assembly, whole genome shotgun sequence genomic DNA includes:
- the LOC115968367 gene encoding auxin efflux carrier component 2-like codes for MITGTGLYNIFAAVVPLYFAVLLGFASVKWWKIFTPEQCTGINRVVALFAVPLLCFHIVATNNPYIMNFRFIAGDSLQKVVILAALFLWQALSKKGSIEWTTTMYSLSTLPNNLFIGIPLMTAMYGEITRSLMVQVVVLQALVWCNILLCLFEIRAAKVLIAEQFPETAGSIASFKVESDLISLSGQDPIEAETEISDDGKLHVVLRRSSINRSVGMYSRSSVGSLTQKPQASNPVNSVEIYSVQSTPQEPYRSISRNSSFSQTDGNFLHPMFGYMESSPKHGYTRTRDRFSPYASPDHLMLLGSTPSSNYRKMKHSFSVGRGGEVPNNKQGLHMFVWSTSSSPVSDVHNNGRHAFSTTSTALKHDSTTPGGKITRDRELDLEEEANFKASRFHRKQLQMPPTSVITRLVFIMVWRKLIRNPSTYASVLGLIWSLIAFRCHIKLPTIIDGSITMISSAGMGMAQFSLGLFMALQPKFIASGKPMAAFTMVVRFLIGPGVTAATSLAVGLRGVLLQSVIVQAALPLATLPFVYAKEYDVHPDIISTTVIFGLILAVPVTIIYYVLLGL; via the exons ATGATCACTGGTACGGGGCTTTACAATATATTTGCGGCCGTTGTGCCCTTATATTTTGCTGTGCTATTAGGTTTTGCCTCGGTTAAGTGGTGGAAAATATTCACACCGGAGCAATGCACAGGCATCAACCGCGTTGTGGCGTTGTTTGCGGTTCCATTACTTTGTTTCCACATTGTTGCCACCAACAACCCTTATATCATGAACTTTCGGTTCATCGCTGGAGACTCTCTTCAAAAAGTGGTCATTCTTGCAGCTCTCTTTCTATGGCAAGCTTTGAGCAAAAAGGGCAGCATTGAATGGACCACCACCATGTACTCACTCTCCACCCTCCCTAACAATCTCTTCATAGGAATACCTCTCATGACAGCCATGTACGGAGAGATCACTAGAAGTCTTATGGTCCAGGTTGTGGTTCTTCAGGCTCTTGTTTGGTGTAATATCTTGCTCTGCTTGTTTGAGATCAGAGCTGCAAAGGTCCTCATTGCTGAGCAGTTTCCTGAGACTGCAGGTTCCATCGCCTCCTTCAAGGTTGAGTCCGACCTTATTTCGCTCAGTGGTCAAGACCCAATAGAGGCGGAGACTGAGATCAGTGACGACGGAAAGCTTCACGTGGTTTTGAGACGATCTTCGATTAATAGGTCCGTTGGAATGTATTCCCGTTCCAGCGTGGGTTCCCTTACCCAAAAACCGCAAGCATCAAACCCAGTCAATAGTGTAGAGATTTACTCAGTACAATCTACTCCACAAGAACCCTACCGTTCAATCTCAAGAAATTCAAGCTTTAGCCAAACAGATGGGAATTTTCTGCACCCTATGTTTGGATACATGGAGTCAAGTCCAAAACATGGTTACACAAGGACCCGTGATCGATTTTCACCTTACGCATCACCAGATCATCTGATGCTTTTAGGGTCTACGCCTAGCAGTAATTATCGAAAGATGAAACATAGTTTCAGTGTTGGTCGTGGTGGTGAAGTTCCTAATAACAAGCAGGggcttcacatgtttgtttggaGCACTAGTTCTTCACCAGTTTCTGATGTGCATAACAATGGCAGACATGCTTTCAGCACTACTAGTACTGCTCTTAAACATGATTCCACTACGCCAGGAG GGAAAATCACCAGGGATAGGGAGCTTGATCTAGAGGAAGAGGCTAACTTCAAGGCAAGTAGGTTTCACAGGAAACAACTTCAGATGCCGCCCACAAGTGTCATAACTAGGCTTGTATTCATCATGGTTTGGAGGAAGCTTATAAGAAACCCTAGTACCTACGCAAGTGTTTTGGGTCTTATATGGTCCTTAATAGCATTCAG GTGTCACATTAAATTGCCAACAATCATAGATGGATCCATAACAATGATATCGAGCGCAGGCATGGGAATGGCTCAATTCAGTTTAG GTCTATTCATGGCTTTACAGCCAAAGTTCATTGCTAGTGGAAAACCCATGGCAGCGTTTACAATGGTTGTTAGGTTCTTGATCGGCCCTGGAGTAACTGCGGCAACCTCTTTAGCTGTTGGTCTTCGTGGAGTTCTTTTGCAAAGTGTAATTGTTCAG GCTGCTCTTCCCTTGGCAACTCTTCCCTTTGTGTATGCTAAGGAGTACGATGTTCATCCAGACATAATTAGCACTac GGTTATTTTTGGATTGATCCTTGCCGTACCCGTTACAATTATTTACTATGTACTTCTTGGGCTTTGA